Part of the Cinclus cinclus chromosome 10, bCinCin1.1, whole genome shotgun sequence genome is shown below.
GACATCCAGTACTGTTATTTTAATTGTCCTCTGTGTTGAgtttgaaaaaaggaaaatgctgctagagaaataaaagaatttaaaataaaaaaaaagggggatgAAATGAATGTGCTGGCAAGGTGATGCAAATGCTGCAAATCGGAGCACCATGTGTTCTGGGACCAGCCAGAGAGCACACTGTGCACTGTTTGGCACACTGAACCCACCAGGCACAGTCCTTCAAGCAGATGATGAGAACTTAGCAGTTTCTATCTAGTCCAACACTGTGTTTAAAACAGACCCAACTGGGACAAGTAGTCATGTACAGAAACAGAAGTGTTGATAGAAGAGGTTTTATCCTGTCATGCAAGTTGCTTTCAATGCTAAGTCTTaccctctttttaaaatttcctagGTCTGCTTTAGCATGGAAACCCTGAGAATTTATTCACATCTCCAGTATGCGcactagaaaatgaaaaatttttatttgaattaagTTGCAAGCGTGTAATTGTTAGAAGACTGATACACAATGTTAGGTCAGTGATTCTCCTGGCTCTGGACTAACTCCAAGCTTCAAAAGACAGAATAAGCAGGTGTAAAGGAGGTAGGTAGGTACGAGTAAAGGTATGTGTCAGCCCAGTAGCTATGGGATCATCCAGTGTTGTAGCAGACCATGTTGTGACCAGATTGACCCTGAGTCTGACAATGTCTGGGACTTTCTCATCCTCCTATAACACTGTTAATATCTCAAGAGCAGCAGGATATGACTGCATCAGGAGTATCATTATTCTCCTTTGTCATTATCCAAAACATCTTATCTCACATCCCACTTGGAACTACATGTGGTTTATCAATTGCCAAAACAAAAAGCTACTGATGGATGTGCACAAAAGTAGCTTTATGGCAATTATACAATTACAGCAGATGACTGTTTTGTGTATCAGCACACCTCAGTGCTTCTGGCTTTTTATTGGAGCAGGATATGCAGACTAGGCAGTGAAAGGGAACGCTTGgctctgcaggcagtgctggtgggtGGACCCAGGTGCATGGATGCAGCACAGGACTCCCTCCAAAGAAGTGCCTTTTCccacccacagctgctgcaacCCAGGTGAGTGGGCTGAGGTGCTCCAAGAATGTGGCTCATGTAGGGGGGCCTTCCTACAGGCCTAGGAAATATATATTTAGCAGGAGGATTAAAGCCTTTCAAAGATAGAATAGGTTCTGCTTTCATAATATCTTTCTTTTCAGCCTCCACAAGACTTGGCACAGCCTAGTGTGCTACAAAgcaccctttttttccccccttactCAGAACATCTTGAATTAATTCTTGGCAAAACTATCTAACTCTGTGTGTAGACAGGAACAAACACCAGCCAAGCTGGGTCCTCCTGCAAGGCCACTCAGCTGGctctctctgctgcaggagTTTGTGAGTACACAGATTTCCCCTGTGCTTCTGTGGCAGATCGGTGGATGTGGTACAGCAAAGGCACCGATGTCAGGACCCATGCACACTGCTGGGAAATGCACATGTCTAGAACTGACATAGAGAAATGATTCTGCAGAACATAAAGGCAACTGAAAATGCCCAGCAAGAGACTGCAGCTCAGATCAGCATCTGTACAGTCAGATCTCACAGCATGAACGTGCACAGGGAGCTCTGCACTGGTacttcagcagctcctctcaAGAGAGGAGCCACTGGAAATAGCTGGAGGTATGGCAAGATGACCTGAACTGCCACATCTTCGAGAAGCATGGAAATCCCCAATCTGTCCGTGAGTCACAGAACACTTTCTGCTACACCTGAGTCCCTGACCACACCTACTGTCATCAAGGGCTGGGTGCTAGATGAAAATCAATGCAGATGTGCATGTCAATTCAATATATTCCAAACTGTGTCTCCCCTTCAGGCTTCTCAAGTGCTGGATCCATACAGCAGCCTGCACTGGCTGGAGCCCAAAGCACCTGCTTGGTGTGGGAGAGGAATCTTCCCAGGAAATGGGTATGATGTGAAAATGCCCCTTATCGACCCTCTGAAGGCACCTGCACCATCAGCATGGCTGCAGTCCTTTACTCACTGTAACCCAATTGATTTTAGTGGGCACTCGGGCCTGGGTACATTTTGAGGTCTAGATTTTAAGGATCCTAAGTTAGAAATAAAGCACTGTCAAGTATTTCTGGGGCTTGTAACTGAGCTGAGAGGGAACTCAATATCCTTTTAGCAATTTGTTTAGCtaacatttttgaaaatctATATGTCTAAAGGGGCAGAAAGACAATCAGGATGGCAGCAACTGTAATAATCTCTGAATTtgcttctggatttttttccctctgtcttcCAAAAACAAGTGTTATTGTCAGTGTTGATTCTGATTTCCTCTCAGAAACTTTCCACTGTCTCTTCCATGGGCAGTGCTGAAATACAATGCAAACGTGAATGgttaaaatacctgaaaaagacaaaatcagATTGGTGTAGTAACTCAGTGACGTTTCCCCCAACCCCTTCCTTACAAAGCACTGCTATTTTACAGCAATAGAAATCCCTTTGGAGTTTTGTAGCTGACGCAGAGCtgcaagaagaagaaaagaagagaaagagagaggtaATTTccaaagtgaaattaaattaacCACAAAATCAAGCATTTCCAAAGGCACTTGATCTCATGTTGGTTCAGAGGCACCTTTTGGAATATCACCAGAATATCAATACACATTTCAGGACTGACAGTCTTTTAATAGACTGTGTTGCACTTCAGAAGCTATAAGTTTGTTATGCCTAAATTAGTAACCAGAATctattttgaaatgtattttctattaaaacaagaaataataGAGTTTGTGTAATTATTATTCTGTTGTAATCCTCAATTTTACAGATTACTTTTCAGAAACACAAGCAGTTTCTTGCAGACAAGATGACATTTACtggcttatttttcttctgtatgcTGATGAAAATGCTAACAGGTAAGATTACTACCGAATttattcttgtttatttttttcaagccaccagaaatattttgttgcaAATATAGTATCTTCTATTTATTACTGATGACATATTAATCCCAGCTTTTCTGGCTGTGAGTTCTGACTAACAGCCAGACTTAGTTGGTTTGTAGCAGTGACTGATTGCAAATGGGGAATTCCTTGCTCTGCTgttccaaaaccaaaaatccttTGCCTATACAGAAGGTCCTATGTGGGCATTAAAGAACTTGTGAGCTTCTAGTTATACATGGAAAATGTTGGGTTAAAAGAAAGTTTTCCTCTGCAAGAGGTGGTATTGATGTGTTTCCTCTTTATTTACAGACGCCCGATCCATCCAGGATGGAGATGGTAATTTctaatatgtttttatttcctttgtgtCACTAATAATTAGGAGAGTAATTTGTAACTCCCAGACTTGGTGGCCAGCAGTGACTTTGGCAGGAATGCTTATTAACCTCAGTGGACTATGGAAAAGCTTTCAGTTAGTTCTGGTGGAAAAAGAAtggtgaattaaaaaaattactttaaaatttacTAAAAGGTGGTGACATATTAACGTATAATAATAGAGCTAATATCCAGTCTTAAATGAAAAGGGATTACAGTCAAGTCGCTAATTCTGTTACACAAAATCCTAACTGGAATGTGCCAGACTTATCAATGTATAGGACATCTGAGAATTTTGTCTCTCCTGAACAATAATGCTGTATGTGTATCTGCTTTTTGGCAAGAGATACCGACTTTCATGACAAAGAGCTTAAAATTTACAAATTGCCACAAATCCAATTAGAGAAATGTTGGAATAAATCCCTTAGCACAGTTACCCTGTGGTTCATGTCACTTTGTGTGATTAGTCCATTGGATTAGTGTTTgcctttgattaaaaaaatgctcAACACCCTAATGATGTTTACACTGGCTTACTGATGATTCTATCATTAAGCCTCTTTTTGGCTTTTCAGACAGAACTCTGTCTGaaaacagagctgcagagaagtATCTGCAATAACCAAGTACTGCCATTGCTGGTGTACATCTCAGTTAACCAGAGGACAGCCAGCAGCCTCTCCAGTGCATAAATAAGCAGAGTATTATAAGAGATATGAGCAGGACAAATACACAGTAAGGTCTAATACGATTACTTATAATTCAAACCTTTTTTTGCCTATGTTCCATTCtgtttctttagaaatgaatctttttaatatataatctctaaaatatttttaatatatcatCTGTGTTTGTGTACAGCATGTATTTTTGTGGCAACTTTTGTGACAGTCAGGAGAGCCTGCATGAATCTAGAATTAGAACCCTGTTCAGGCAGTGCCCTGTTGCTCTCATTACCAgcaattattgttttctttcacactgGGCCAAGCAGCAGCCTGCAAAGTGAATCTGAGGTCAGCTGGTATAAACAGTGAGTTTTCCTCTGCAGACAGCATTTGGCTGGTTCATTTGGTTTGTTATGTGCCATCTGTGCCTGCATGCTGCAAACTTTACTCCTTAAAGTCTGACAACAGAATTGTTGAAGGCTCTTAATTCCTGCTAAAGACCCTGGCCCCAAGCTAAGTGGAAATCCAAATGGCtccaaatcaaaataaaatactgtgtttaGTTTTGCTGCACAGGATGTTTGTGACTGTGGTCTCAGCTGCTGTTTACATTTTATATATGCTTCTCTGTTTGCCCACATTTGGGCCCAAGGGTGGTTGGCTTCTGCATTTTCAGAACTGATTTTGTTTCCCTGATGAACTGTAAATCTTGTTTTGATGACTATATCACATCCTGATCCTGCTAGAGCAGGCCCAAATGCAGCAGCTGTCTTCCAAGCGGCAAAGCCTTTCCTCTTGTCAGGAATattaatccacaaacaccagaggtttatgtccaaaaaggagacagaggagtccttttactttattcaaataaagggagaggcctTGGGGCATTCCCCTGGGTTCTCTCAAATTTTTGGAGGAcacagcctcctttttatcctaATTCCCTGCCACATTTCCCTCTGTCTTTCCCCATgggctgaggtacttgagaagcacagacttcccagaacacctgatacctgagattcccctctaatgtaaaaccctcccttttaatttttaattctaacAGAATTCGTGTTTTTTCTccattgcttctttcatctttcaatatccAGTTTCCTTTATCATCAaacctacagtttgtttgtaaaggcaaatatctttttccattcATCAATCAGTTTTATccttcccattgtttcttttatcacTTATCTAAATTATCTCTCAGTCTTATCTACCAGCAGACCCACagcttgtttgtaaagacaaatccaTCAATCCATTTGTTCCCTACAGTCCCCTGAGAAGAGGCACAACTCTGCAGTTCCAGGCAATATCAGGGAAGTATGGCACCAGTCCCTGGAAGTTCTGTGGGCAGTGTggtcagctgcagggccacacCACAGAGGGTGGTGCCTTATTCCTTATATTTTTATACCAAGCAAAGCAAATTATGTGGAATGAGGAAAAATGGCTTTCAATTGCAATCGCTCCTTGCTTTGAAATAGCCAACCTGATGAATTCTTGAATTGGCATAAATGTGGCTATGTCCCTTCATTCCTGCTCCCCATCTCGTCGCACTCTGTCACTCCTGGTGCATCCAGCGCAGGGAATACCGACTCTGTTTTACGCAGAGTGGGTCATGGAGAGGGGTCAGTGTCTCTCCTTGCCTCTCTCCTGCTAGAGGAGCACGCCAACCCCCAAAGGGAGCTCACAACCCCAAACCATGGTGGCTCCAAGCCCAACCTCTCAACAAAAGCGCTTCATTTTACAGTAATctgcaatattttcttttggttgggtttttttagatcTCTACCAAGAAGCTGCAGCATTGTCGTACTGGCCCTTCTCATCCAATGATTTCTGGTCCTACGTGGAATATTTCCGGACCTTGGGAGCCTACGACAGGATCAATGACATGGCCAGAGCCTTCTTTGCCCAGTTCCCTTTTGGGAGCCACCTTGGCTACCACGCGCACGACCACGAGCACTGAGTGCCTCGCTCAGCTTcgccagagctgctgcccaggtGTTTGGGTGAGCGCCTGTCTGCCAGTGAACACCCCGGGGCTGCCTTCAGCTGCTTCGTGATACCACGGTCACGTATGTGCAGCACTTCATGGCTTCAATGAGTCTCTTTTTTACCATTTCTTGTGAAGGTGCTCAAGCGAGCACCTGACTGCCAGCAAACACACCTGCACTGTGTCTCAGCCCCTAAGTGACACTGCAGCCACATGCAGCATTTCAGACTTTAAATTAATCCCTTTTTTACAATTTATGCTTCTGTGCAACACTATTAATAAACTCCTCCATTCTGATTCAGGCTTTGGGAGCTTTTACTTTTTACAGGTGATGCTCTCATCTTTGTCTCGGGAGACTGCTCTCTGTGTTATGTGCATACATAAGCTATTCAACCAATGCACCCAGTTTGGGGGCTGGCAGCGCCGCCAGTATCAGTCGCACCCACCCCTTTGGAAGGTGGCGCCTCACTCGGGTCTGAAGGGGCGCAGAGACCGCCATCGTCATGGCGACGAGGGCGGGGTGAGCAAGATGACGGCCCCCAGGCCCGGTCGTCATGGCGACGAGGGCGGGGTGAGCAAGATGGCGGCCCCCAGGCCCGGTCGTCATGGCGACGAGGGCGGGGTGAGCAAGATGGCGGCCCCCAGGCCCGGTCGTCATGGCGACGAGGGCGGGGTGAGCAAGATGGCGGCCCCCAGGCCCGGTCGTCATGGCGACGGGGGCGGGGTGAGTAAGATGGCGGCCCCCAGGCCCGGTCGTCATGGCGACGGCGCGGTTCCCCGCGCGGGGCGGCCATTGGGCGCGACCCCGCTCCGGCGGCGGAAGTGACGGCACGGAGGGGCCGCCATGAAGCCGGCGGTGGACGAGATGTTCCCTGAGGGAGCCGGTCCTTACGTGGATCTCGATGAGGTGAGGCGGGTGCGCCGGTGCCGGGGCTGTGGTGCCACGGCATGGAGGCGCTCAGCGGCTGCTTTCGCAGGCAGGGGGAAGCACGGGGCTGCTGATGGATCTGGCCGCCAACGAGAAAGCGGTGCACGCTGATTTCTTCAATGGTAAGGACCGCCGTGCTCCGGGGGCTATCTCAGCAAACCTCTCCTGCCTTCTCTGTCCTGGTTCCTGGGGGTCGCTAAATTGTCGCTCACCACATCTCTGGGGAGCGGTGTGAGAGCGCTTCAGTGGCAGGTGATGCAGGTGGGAGCGGTAGAATGCGGGCTTTTCCTCTCCTGGGAGTTTCAGCGTGTTAATCGCTACAAGGAGAAATACCTTGCTCTGTTCAATTAACAAATAGCTTATGTTAAATAGTGCAAATAGATGTAAAAATGTGGGCTTCTCTGGACAAtgtgttccagtgcctcaccgCCTCTC
Proteins encoded:
- the OTOS gene encoding otospiralin, whose translation is MTFTGLFFFCMLMKMLTDARSIQDGDDLYQEAAALSYWPFSSNDFWSYVEYFRTLGAYDRINDMARAFFAQFPFGSHLGYHAHDHEH
- the COPS9 gene encoding COP9 signalosome complex subunit 9 — its product is MKPAVDEMFPEGAGPYVDLDEAGGSTGLLMDLAANEKAVHADFFNDFEDLFDDDDIQ